A genome region from Nitrospira sp. includes the following:
- a CDS encoding ATP-binding protein, with protein MNSLGRLIRRTAVILMGGLLLGFSALIYIGGETLLNGYVDRRLLELAETLGRIIEQRPDVIRGASDELVVLGEKGRSQEEQHELREGAHSVRILSIDGQLLWKGSDVVPRPPVPESLLAQVKQGQTVFDVVRLREGAPVRRVSIPVPRRGEVRYILQAEESLHFSQETLKGLAILLALGSGLVILVAWARSAWIARTVLTPISLLSRRAETMSEADLGERLSLDSPFQEFHRLTQAFNAMMDRFQKSCESQRRFVDYAAHEMQTPLTVLQGNLEVALQKARSTEEYREALIGNLEQVEKLIALARALLTLTKVTGDRPPLQLAPLELEPLLQELVLELKLLADDRQLSLSLDVVPVPTISADEQWLKQALINLLDNSLKYTPPGGSVTVQLRRSDDSLEIAVRDTGPGIEAEHVPFLFDRFYRVDKARARESGGIGLGLAIVKGIVEAHGGTVSVDTEPGKGSQFTIRLPLGRQPDSLASS; from the coding sequence GTGAATTCACTGGGACGGTTGATCCGACGGACGGCCGTGATTTTGATGGGAGGGCTGCTCCTCGGTTTTTCGGCGCTGATCTATATCGGGGGCGAAACGCTGCTGAACGGGTATGTCGATAGACGGTTGCTCGAGCTGGCGGAAACATTGGGACGCATTATCGAGCAGCGACCGGACGTGATCCGTGGGGCCAGTGATGAATTGGTCGTATTGGGGGAGAAAGGCCGCAGCCAGGAAGAACAACATGAACTCCGGGAGGGCGCGCATAGCGTCCGGATTCTGTCGATCGACGGACAGCTCCTGTGGAAGGGGTCCGATGTCGTGCCTCGCCCTCCCGTGCCGGAATCCCTCCTCGCACAGGTCAAGCAGGGCCAGACCGTCTTCGATGTGGTCCGTTTGCGCGAGGGGGCCCCTGTGCGCCGCGTGTCTATCCCGGTGCCCAGGCGCGGCGAGGTCCGCTATATTTTGCAAGCGGAGGAGTCGCTCCACTTTTCACAGGAAACGCTGAAGGGGCTCGCGATTCTGCTGGCGCTCGGGTCGGGCCTCGTCATCCTGGTGGCGTGGGCCCGCAGCGCCTGGATCGCGCGGACGGTTCTGACGCCGATCAGTCTGTTGAGCCGGCGCGCGGAAACCATGTCGGAAGCGGATCTGGGCGAGCGATTATCGCTCGATTCTCCGTTTCAAGAGTTCCACCGCCTGACACAAGCCTTTAACGCCATGATGGACCGGTTCCAGAAGAGCTGCGAAAGCCAGCGCCGGTTTGTCGATTATGCCGCCCACGAAATGCAGACGCCGCTGACCGTGTTGCAGGGGAACCTGGAAGTCGCGCTTCAAAAGGCCAGATCCACGGAGGAGTATCGTGAGGCCCTCATCGGGAATCTGGAGCAGGTGGAGAAACTGATCGCGCTGGCGCGGGCTCTGCTGACGCTCACCAAGGTGACCGGCGATCGGCCGCCGTTACAACTCGCTCCCCTCGAACTGGAACCCTTGTTGCAGGAACTGGTCCTCGAGTTGAAGCTGCTGGCCGATGACCGCCAGCTCTCGCTCTCCCTCGATGTCGTGCCCGTCCCCACGATTTCGGCGGATGAGCAGTGGTTGAAACAGGCGCTGATCAATCTGCTGGACAATAGCCTGAAGTACACGCCGCCCGGCGGTTCGGTCACGGTGCAACTCCGCCGTTCCGATGACTCGCTGGAGATTGCGGTCCGAGACACGGGTCCCGGAATCGAGGCGGAACATGTGCCGTTCCTCTTCGATCGGTTCTATCGGGTGGACAAGGCCAGGGCACGGGAGTCCGGAGGGATCGGCTTAGGGTTGGCTATCGTCAAAGGAATTGTCGAAGCCCACGGGGGGACGGTGTCCGTCGACACGGAGCCGGGTAAAGGGTCGCAATTTACCATCCGTTTGCCGCTTGGCCGCCAGCCGGACAGCCTGGCGTCATCCTGA
- a CDS encoding DUF445 domain-containing protein, with the protein MSATEQTLPTKTEDYLRMRALATGLLLFMALLFVVALIQQEAHPWFVWLRAFAEAAMVGALADWYAVTALFKHPLGVPIPHTAIIPGNTERIASNIGSLTQRKLVTPEGIARLVGSWRIPEELIEVLLAPERRRVLTHEVAQLLVRALNASEDTAMQRMLREIATKVMRGVSVAPLAGRMLAGFLGSHQRDRLLNDILSAVLEYVDANRDSLGRTVAEKLPWSRVLSFVKLDYSVSHKVLDSVYDTLRTMRDAPHDPMRRKVIDRLHALSEWLMQSDDALRREASLKEQLLAYETLLQFLDESWHQLKQWMLDDLSREPSDIRAYLDAALAEVGRTLQNDAALRALLHDGVQGLVEALATRHSDKIGELVANTVREWSPTQMVETIEREVGKDLQYIRINGTIVGGLVGLLLHALALLIGSGK; encoded by the coding sequence GTGAGTGCCACAGAGCAGACCTTGCCGACGAAAACTGAAGACTATCTTCGCATGCGGGCCTTGGCAACCGGGCTCCTGTTGTTCATGGCGCTGCTGTTTGTCGTCGCGCTGATTCAACAAGAGGCACATCCCTGGTTCGTATGGCTCCGCGCCTTCGCCGAGGCGGCGATGGTGGGGGCGCTCGCCGATTGGTACGCGGTGACGGCGCTGTTCAAGCATCCCCTCGGCGTGCCGATCCCGCACACGGCCATCATCCCCGGGAATACCGAGCGTATTGCCTCCAACATCGGGAGTCTGACTCAGCGAAAGCTGGTCACACCAGAGGGGATCGCCCGGTTGGTCGGCTCCTGGCGGATCCCTGAAGAACTGATCGAGGTGTTACTCGCTCCGGAACGTAGGCGTGTACTGACCCACGAGGTCGCGCAGCTGCTTGTCCGGGCGCTGAACGCGTCGGAAGATACGGCGATGCAGAGGATGCTTCGCGAGATTGCCACCAAGGTCATGCGTGGCGTGAGCGTCGCACCCCTTGCCGGTCGGATGCTGGCAGGTTTTCTCGGGAGCCACCAACGGGATCGCCTCCTGAACGACATCCTCTCCGCTGTGCTCGAGTACGTGGATGCCAACAGAGACTCGTTGGGCAGGACGGTGGCTGAAAAACTCCCCTGGTCTCGCGTCCTCAGTTTTGTGAAGTTGGATTATTCTGTCTCCCACAAAGTGCTGGATTCTGTCTACGACACGCTCCGTACGATGCGAGACGCTCCGCACGATCCGATGCGGCGGAAGGTGATTGACCGGCTCCATGCCTTGTCGGAGTGGCTCATGCAGTCCGACGACGCGTTGAGGAGAGAGGCTTCCCTCAAAGAACAGCTACTGGCGTACGAGACGCTGTTGCAGTTTCTGGACGAGTCATGGCACCAGCTCAAGCAGTGGATGCTGGACGATTTGAGCCGGGAGCCGTCCGACATTCGGGCCTATCTCGATGCTGCCCTGGCCGAGGTCGGGCGCACGTTGCAGAACGACGCCGCATTGCGCGCCCTGTTGCATGATGGGGTGCAGGGTCTGGTCGAGGCACTGGCCACGCGGCACAGCGACAAGATCGGGGAGCTGGTGGCCAACACGGTCAGGGAATGGTCGCCGACTCAGATGGTGGAGACCATCGAGCGGGAAGTCGGCAAAGACCTCCAGTACATTCGCATCAATGGGACCATCGTCGGAGGTCTGGTGGGACTACTCCTGCATGCCCTGGCTCTGTTGATCGGGAGCGGGAAATAA
- a CDS encoding YncE family protein, whose translation MTRFRLLFLTLGLLLVSTAPALAELLALLNYESKPDQSVRREGIAIMDIDPESADFGKVLMEVPLPPDLVAHHIFFNRDRTKAYITALGKSVLHVVDLTRFPYRLRAINVPDCQALEDLVVSDDNRTWYLTCMGSSAVIMGDAVNDTPIKTVRTPGGGGASVLYPHGIAIHSGIDRVLITSTVKPDMSEAGDSVTVLQASTGAVLSTHKVSSKPSPAKAAPVEVMFAPNSNPPVVQITNMLEGTLWTGIWDAASQSFSFQQVDDYGPRHQGMPLEMLYNATGDRLFVTTAKPGFVNLYDNSDPSHPKFLQAIPAAQGAHHSVLSPDERYLFVQNSLLNLEGLSDGSITVIDLAKGGTVLGSIDTLKAQGLNPNCIMLLPNHFRQGNLRAGLRLE comes from the coding sequence ATGACACGCTTCCGACTCCTCTTCCTGACCCTCGGATTACTGCTTGTTTCTACGGCGCCGGCCTTGGCGGAACTGCTGGCTCTGCTCAACTATGAAAGTAAACCTGACCAATCGGTGAGGCGGGAAGGGATTGCGATTATGGACATCGATCCCGAGTCGGCGGACTTCGGGAAAGTTCTGATGGAGGTTCCGCTTCCGCCGGACCTTGTCGCCCACCATATTTTCTTCAACCGCGATCGGACGAAAGCCTACATCACAGCCTTAGGCAAGAGCGTGCTCCACGTCGTGGACCTCACTCGCTTTCCCTATCGGCTTCGCGCCATCAATGTGCCGGATTGCCAGGCATTGGAAGATCTGGTGGTATCGGACGATAACCGGACCTGGTACCTAACCTGTATGGGATCGAGCGCCGTGATCATGGGCGATGCCGTGAACGATACACCGATCAAGACCGTCCGCACGCCGGGCGGCGGGGGCGCGTCCGTGCTCTATCCGCATGGCATCGCCATTCACAGCGGGATCGATCGTGTGTTGATCACGAGCACGGTGAAGCCGGATATGTCGGAGGCCGGCGACTCCGTCACAGTCTTGCAGGCCAGTACTGGGGCGGTGCTCTCGACGCACAAAGTGTCGTCCAAACCGTCACCCGCCAAGGCCGCTCCGGTCGAAGTGATGTTTGCGCCCAATTCGAATCCGCCGGTGGTGCAGATCACCAACATGTTGGAGGGCACGCTGTGGACCGGTATCTGGGATGCGGCGAGTCAGTCGTTCTCGTTTCAGCAGGTGGACGATTACGGCCCCCGGCACCAGGGTATGCCGCTGGAGATGCTCTACAATGCGACAGGTGACCGATTGTTCGTCACGACGGCGAAGCCGGGATTTGTGAATCTGTACGACAATTCCGACCCGAGCCATCCGAAGTTTCTCCAGGCCATTCCTGCAGCCCAGGGTGCTCACCATAGCGTCCTGTCGCCCGACGAACGCTATCTCTTTGTCCAAAACAGTCTGCTCAATCTGGAAGGCCTGAGCGACGGGTCTATCACGGTGATCGATCTGGCCAAAGGCGGGACCGTGCTGGGGAGTATCGACACGTTGAAAGCGCAAGGACTCAATCCGAATTGCATTATGCTGCTGCCGAATCATTTCCGGCAGGGCAACCTGCGCGCAGGTCTCCGGCTCGAGTAA
- the moaC gene encoding cyclic pyranopterin monophosphate synthase MoaC produces MAEFTHFNESGRARMVDVGAKASTERLATAQATVFLEPATLDKIQHGKIAKGDVLAVAQVAGVMGAKKTPDLIPMCHPILLTSVDISFTETAEPNHEGRCAITITATAKTTGPTGVEMEAMTAASVAALTIYDMCKAVDRGMSFGDICLLTKSGGKSGLYSRKVG; encoded by the coding sequence ATGGCCGAGTTTACGCATTTCAACGAGTCGGGGCGGGCACGGATGGTCGATGTCGGGGCGAAGGCCTCCACCGAACGTCTGGCAACGGCGCAGGCCACGGTGTTTCTTGAGCCTGCCACCCTCGACAAGATCCAGCACGGGAAGATTGCCAAGGGAGATGTGCTGGCCGTTGCCCAGGTTGCCGGGGTGATGGGGGCGAAAAAGACTCCGGATTTGATTCCCATGTGCCATCCCATCCTCCTCACCAGCGTCGATATTTCTTTTACCGAAACAGCCGAGCCCAATCACGAAGGTCGTTGCGCGATCACGATCACTGCCACGGCCAAGACCACCGGTCCGACCGGCGTGGAAATGGAAGCGATGACCGCCGCGTCGGTGGCCGCGTTGACGATCTACGATATGTGCAAGGCTGTGGACCGTGGCATGAGCTTCGGCGACATCTGCCTGTTGACGAAATCCGGCGGGAAGTCCGGCCTCTATTCCAGGAAGGTCGGCTGA
- a CDS encoding response regulator transcription factor has product MRILLVEDDSDLAQFIRKGLKEERYAVDVACNGEQGFELGIANPYDLMILDIMLPVLDGLSLCRRLRSTGVTAPVLLLTARDTVQDKVSGLDLGADDYLTKPFAFAELLARARALLRRGGPPLQTRLTAADLELDPATHRVCRNGTEIALTNKEYALLEFLLRNKNRVLTRTAIIEHVWDISYDPMTNIVDAHIRSLRAKMDRDFSPVLITTVRGAGYMLEDEESGR; this is encoded by the coding sequence ATGCGTATTCTTCTCGTCGAGGATGATTCCGATCTCGCGCAATTTATTCGGAAGGGGCTGAAGGAGGAACGGTATGCGGTGGATGTCGCTTGTAATGGCGAGCAGGGGTTTGAGCTCGGCATCGCGAATCCGTACGACCTGATGATCCTGGACATCATGCTGCCGGTGCTCGACGGCCTGTCGCTCTGCCGTCGTCTGCGCAGCACCGGTGTGACGGCGCCCGTCTTGCTGTTGACCGCGCGCGATACGGTGCAGGATAAGGTCTCTGGCCTGGATCTGGGCGCCGATGACTATTTGACGAAACCGTTTGCCTTCGCAGAACTCCTCGCGAGAGCGAGGGCGTTGTTGCGGCGCGGCGGGCCCCCGCTGCAGACGCGGTTGACGGCCGCCGATCTGGAGCTGGATCCGGCGACTCACCGCGTGTGCCGGAACGGCACTGAAATCGCACTGACGAATAAGGAGTATGCGCTGCTCGAATTTCTCTTACGCAACAAGAATCGTGTGCTGACTAGGACCGCCATCATCGAGCATGTGTGGGACATCAGTTACGATCCCATGACGAATATCGTGGACGCGCATATCCGGTCGCTGCGTGCGAAGATGGATCGCGACTTTTCTCCCGTGTTGATTACGACCGTGCGGGGTGCCGGCTATATGCTGGAAGATGAGGAATCCGGACGGTGA
- a CDS encoding TIM44-like domain-containing protein: MNTTKLMAACLVLSLVGVPTISFAKARGGSGGGFSSGSRGGSSSGSMGSRGSRTYQDNGAKPIEQSTTARQATSPPPSVASGPASTARPTPAAQPSWLQRNPLLAGIAGGLAGSWIGHMLFGATDSSARTNEAGELVGDNGQAGSSGPSGMFILLLLMGAGALFFYMRSRKPAVAPDFSGITRSRAASSGTLLEDAPVATLRTATIDSEITSADKADFQQSLTDIQTAWGKQDLSVLRRLVTPEMLEYFSTGLAELTSRDQVNRVEDVVLLQAEVRESWLENTVQYATVSLRWSALDYTVSLSKAAGDAGYLIEGSAEKPIETTEVWTFMRYQHGKWLLSAIQQVA, translated from the coding sequence TTGAATACCACTAAATTGATGGCTGCATGTCTTGTGTTGTCTTTGGTCGGCGTGCCGACCATTTCCTTTGCGAAGGCGCGGGGTGGATCGGGGGGTGGGTTCTCCAGCGGGTCGCGCGGCGGTAGCTCTTCGGGCAGCATGGGCAGTCGCGGGTCACGCACCTATCAGGACAACGGCGCGAAGCCGATCGAGCAATCCACGACCGCCAGGCAGGCCACGAGCCCGCCGCCTTCCGTGGCCAGCGGTCCGGCCTCGACGGCCAGGCCGACGCCTGCTGCGCAGCCCTCGTGGCTGCAGCGCAATCCCCTGCTCGCGGGTATTGCCGGCGGTCTCGCCGGATCATGGATCGGTCATATGCTGTTCGGGGCGACCGACAGCAGCGCGCGGACGAACGAAGCGGGTGAGCTGGTCGGAGACAACGGTCAGGCCGGATCGTCCGGCCCGAGCGGGATGTTCATTTTACTGCTGTTGATGGGAGCCGGGGCGCTGTTTTTCTATATGCGATCCCGCAAGCCTGCGGTGGCGCCTGATTTCTCGGGCATCACACGGAGCCGCGCGGCGAGTAGTGGAACCCTGCTGGAAGATGCGCCCGTGGCGACGCTTCGAACGGCCACGATCGATAGCGAGATCACCTCAGCCGACAAGGCTGACTTCCAGCAATCGTTGACCGATATTCAAACCGCCTGGGGTAAGCAGGATCTGTCCGTCTTGCGCCGCCTGGTGACGCCGGAAATGCTGGAGTATTTCAGCACCGGCCTGGCCGAACTGACCAGCCGGGATCAGGTGAACCGTGTGGAGGATGTGGTGCTGCTCCAAGCTGAAGTCCGGGAGTCGTGGCTTGAAAACACGGTGCAGTACGCGACGGTCAGCCTGCGTTGGAGTGCCCTGGACTATACCGTGTCCTTGTCAAAGGCCGCGGGGGACGCTGGGTATCTCATCGAAGGCAGTGCGGAGAAGCCCATCGAAACGACCGAGGTCTGGACCTTTATGCGGTATCAGCATGGTAAGTGGTTGCTGTCCGCGATTCAGCAGGTGGCGTAA
- a CDS encoding fatty acid cis/trans isomerase produces the protein MRHADECYPKHKEQGSALRVCSAWLCGVAVLVLAVCAGPTPSWAVDSSQRSALPPSTAGIGTVDYWRDVQPIVERRCAVCHGCYDSPCQLNLTAYEGLTRGANKKPVYEGTRLVTAEPTRLFEDAQSVEAWRKKDFFPVLEERAQATEEARRAGVLARILALKRTHPLPPQPLLPETFDLSLDRKQQCPTESQFDAFAADHPLWGMPYGLPGVNEQEYQTLMRWIEEGAPYRDVEPASPMSIAQIEEWEAFFNGDSPKQQLMSRYLYEHLTLTHLYFEGLSDRQWFRLVRSRSAPGQPIDLVVTRRPYDDPGVPRVYYRLQPVRGSLLAKTHIPYVLSPARKQRYAELFLDAPYEVDALPGYDVSVASNPFVAFRALPFRSRYRFLLDDSHTFFMQFMKGPVCRGQVALDVIDERFWLFFTDPDSAALDQSETFLAENSSHLYLPTAEGVSRFGLSSWLKYSRMQKSFLKAKQAYIEALQPRSETADLSFIWNRRGMQSSAALTLFRHADSGSAVQGLIGEAPKTAWLVSYDLFERIFYLLVAGFDVYGFAGHQLDTRLYMDFLRMEGESNFLLLLPPQERERVRDFWYRDASQSVKDYVYGLQFQVRKESGIRYRTNQPKQELLALLRQHVGGVRNPLHDINDELDSTLRAQLRALAHIKGKALQWFPEVALLTITDRPGGDVRHDRLYTLLHDDGYSNLASVFNPESRRLPAEDALTVAKGVIGAYPNVFFHVEQAALPEFIAALAGLTSEADYHRLAERFAVRRTHQHFWAHSDAVHQAYRRIDPLEAGLLDYNRLENR, from the coding sequence GTGCGCCACGCAGATGAGTGTTATCCCAAACACAAGGAACAGGGCTCGGCGCTTCGTGTGTGTTCGGCCTGGCTGTGTGGTGTGGCTGTGCTGGTGCTGGCAGTTTGCGCCGGGCCAACCCCTTCCTGGGCAGTCGACTCAAGCCAACGTTCCGCACTTCCTCCCAGCACGGCCGGTATCGGCACGGTCGACTATTGGCGGGATGTGCAACCGATTGTCGAGCGACGCTGTGCCGTGTGCCATGGTTGTTACGACTCACCGTGCCAGCTGAATCTGACCGCCTATGAAGGGCTGACCCGAGGGGCGAATAAAAAACCCGTCTACGAGGGAACGCGCCTGGTGACGGCCGAACCGACCCGCCTCTTCGAAGATGCCCAATCGGTGGAGGCCTGGCGCAAGAAGGATTTTTTTCCGGTCCTTGAGGAACGAGCGCAGGCGACTGAGGAGGCGCGCCGCGCCGGAGTCTTGGCGCGTATCTTGGCGCTCAAGCGGACACACCCCCTGCCTCCGCAGCCGCTGCTCCCCGAGACGTTCGATCTCTCGCTTGATCGAAAGCAACAATGTCCCACGGAGTCTCAGTTTGATGCGTTTGCTGCCGATCACCCGCTCTGGGGCATGCCGTACGGTTTGCCGGGCGTGAACGAGCAGGAATACCAGACTCTCATGCGATGGATCGAGGAGGGCGCGCCCTACCGGGACGTGGAGCCGGCCTCGCCCATGTCCATCGCTCAGATCGAGGAATGGGAAGCGTTCTTCAATGGGGACTCCCCTAAACAGCAATTGATGAGCCGCTATCTCTATGAGCATCTCACTCTCACCCATCTCTATTTCGAGGGACTCTCCGACCGCCAGTGGTTTCGACTCGTGCGATCCCGCTCTGCGCCGGGGCAGCCCATCGATCTGGTGGTCACGCGGCGGCCCTACGATGATCCAGGCGTACCTCGCGTCTATTATCGGCTTCAGCCGGTGCGCGGCAGTCTCCTCGCCAAGACCCATATTCCCTACGTACTGAGTCCCGCGCGCAAGCAGCGGTACGCCGAGCTCTTTCTCGACGCGCCGTATGAGGTGGACGCTCTGCCAGGATACGACGTGAGTGTGGCCTCCAATCCTTTCGTGGCCTTCCGGGCTCTGCCGTTCCGTTCGCGCTACCGTTTTCTGCTCGACGACTCCCACACGTTCTTCATGCAGTTCATGAAAGGACCGGTCTGTCGGGGACAGGTCGCCTTGGATGTCATCGATGAACGGTTCTGGCTTTTCTTCACCGATCCGGACAGCGCCGCGTTGGACCAGAGCGAAACGTTCCTGGCGGAGAACAGCAGCCATCTCTACTTGCCGACCGCCGAAGGAGTGAGCCGGTTCGGCCTCAGTTCCTGGCTGAAATACTCCCGCATGCAGAAAAGTTTTCTCAAGGCCAAACAGGCGTATATCGAAGCGCTACAACCTCGGAGTGAGACGGCCGATCTCTCCTTCATCTGGAACAGACGGGGAATGCAGTCGAGCGCGGCCCTCACGTTGTTCCGTCACGCCGATAGCGGCTCCGCCGTGCAGGGCTTGATCGGCGAGGCACCCAAAACCGCGTGGCTGGTCTCCTACGATCTGTTCGAGCGTATTTTCTATCTGCTGGTGGCCGGTTTCGACGTCTACGGCTTTGCGGGGCACCAGCTCGATACCCGGCTCTACATGGATTTTCTGCGTATGGAAGGGGAATCGAACTTCCTGTTGCTGTTGCCGCCGCAGGAACGAGAGCGGGTGCGGGACTTCTGGTATCGGGATGCGTCCCAGTCGGTCAAAGATTATGTCTACGGACTGCAATTCCAGGTTCGAAAAGAAAGCGGTATTCGATATCGGACGAATCAACCTAAGCAGGAGTTGCTCGCGTTACTGCGTCAACACGTCGGCGGGGTCCGAAATCCGCTCCATGATATCAACGACGAACTTGATTCGACGCTCCGCGCTCAGTTGCGAGCATTGGCGCATATTAAAGGTAAGGCGCTGCAATGGTTTCCCGAAGTGGCCCTGCTGACGATTACGGACCGGCCCGGCGGCGACGTTCGTCATGACCGCCTCTACACGCTCTTGCACGACGACGGCTACAGTAACCTCGCGTCTGTCTTCAACCCCGAGTCCCGTCGTCTTCCGGCAGAGGATGCGCTGACTGTTGCGAAGGGAGTCATCGGCGCGTACCCCAATGTGTTCTTTCATGTCGAACAGGCGGCGTTGCCGGAGTTCATCGCGGCTCTGGCCGGCCTCACGAGCGAAGCAGACTATCATCGGCTCGCCGAACGTTTCGCCGTGCGGCGCACGCACCAGCACTTCTGGGCGCACAGCGATGCTGTTCACCAGGCCTACCGCCGCATTGACCCTCTCGAAGCCGGACTGTTGGACTACAATCGGTTGGAGAATCGGTAG
- a CDS encoding glycosyltransferase: MRIGHISPFWEQVSVESQHPQGGMIVHLTEQFTRLGHDVTVFASGDSRTAGTVVPVAPFSMRSYPAPKRHLAEALAMLALEKAFATVPSFDIIHVHSGLSCLPLMRRSPIPIVATVYESLDVPEVIRVYREFKELALIAMSAEQLTHAPDLNWQAVIPYADMREAKNGPAAVAKIARTYEAVYEWRALGLDRPNRAAPHLRPVRSLNGGRVEQGSVATFPY; encoded by the coding sequence ATGCGGATTGGCCACATCAGCCCGTTTTGGGAACAGGTTTCAGTCGAGAGTCAGCACCCACAAGGCGGAATGATTGTCCATTTGACGGAGCAATTCACCCGGCTGGGACATGACGTGACGGTGTTTGCCAGCGGGGACAGCAGGACAGCCGGGACTGTAGTCCCGGTCGCTCCTTTTTCGATGCGGTCGTATCCTGCCCCCAAGCGCCATCTTGCGGAGGCCTTGGCGATGCTCGCACTGGAGAAAGCGTTTGCCACGGTGCCGTCGTTCGACATCATCCACGTGCATTCGGGCCTGTCCTGTTTGCCGTTGATGCGTCGTAGCCCGATTCCGATCGTTGCGACGGTGTATGAATCTCTGGATGTCCCTGAAGTCATCAGGGTCTATCGTGAGTTTAAGGAGCTGGCCTTGATCGCGATGTCCGCGGAGCAACTCACCCACGCGCCGGATTTGAATTGGCAGGCCGTGATTCCGTATGCGGACATGCGTGAGGCGAAGAACGGCCCGGCGGCCGTGGCGAAGATTGCGCGCACGTATGAGGCGGTATATGAGTGGCGCGCACTCGGTCTTGACCGCCCAAACCGCGCGGCTCCTCACCTGCGTCCTGTCAGGAGCCTGAACGGTGGCAGGGTTGAACAGGGATCTGTCGCGACATTTCCATACTAA
- a CDS encoding dicarboxylate/amino acid:cation symporter, translating into MKPTHHWIPLPLYTQVLIAVICGGLLGVIFGQEPYLGGLRNAQLGKLGLFVVTLLKTLAIPLIFFAILDALIRTTIPLRQGGKLVLICLVNVSVAMAIGLAIMNTWQPGLAWQGRVDALLQLVPGTKPSATVQATVQAGSENPIEYLLSYIPRTIADPFSSNNIIGVVLLALVLGTTLRLVRSDKDQTTGLVNALVRGIEWVYVWLVQILEWIILVVPLAVFGVVAQVVGKAGIGVFSVLWIFLAAMLAGLAAHALIYYPLLAWLIGKKSPKVYLGQGADAILTAVSCNSSLATVPVTLQCLHRMNVSPQSSRLAACVGTNLNNDGITLYEAMAALFLAQALGFDLPMAKQVLIVLASIIAGAGVAGIPEAGLIILPLVLAAAGLPDHVIIAAIPLIMTVDWIIARARSGVNVMSDMLVAILLDAGHVAPTAEPATIPHRSGKQNAGEAEAS; encoded by the coding sequence ATGAAGCCGACGCATCACTGGATCCCGCTGCCGCTCTATACACAAGTACTCATCGCCGTGATCTGCGGCGGGCTGCTCGGTGTCATCTTCGGGCAGGAGCCCTATCTGGGCGGTCTACGCAATGCGCAACTGGGAAAACTCGGCCTCTTTGTCGTCACGTTACTCAAGACGCTCGCCATTCCGCTCATTTTCTTTGCAATCCTCGATGCGCTCATTCGAACGACCATTCCGCTCCGCCAAGGGGGCAAGCTGGTCCTCATCTGCCTCGTCAACGTCTCCGTCGCCATGGCCATCGGCCTCGCCATCATGAACACCTGGCAGCCAGGCCTGGCCTGGCAGGGCCGCGTCGACGCGCTGCTTCAACTGGTGCCGGGCACCAAACCCTCTGCCACCGTGCAAGCTACCGTGCAGGCCGGTTCGGAAAACCCGATTGAGTACCTCCTCTCCTATATTCCCCGCACCATCGCCGACCCGTTTTCAAGCAACAACATCATCGGCGTCGTCCTCCTCGCGCTGGTGCTCGGCACCACGCTACGGCTGGTACGGAGCGACAAAGACCAGACCACCGGGCTGGTCAACGCCCTGGTGCGCGGCATTGAGTGGGTCTATGTCTGGCTGGTGCAGATACTCGAATGGATCATCCTGGTGGTACCGCTCGCGGTATTCGGCGTGGTCGCCCAGGTCGTCGGCAAAGCCGGTATCGGAGTCTTTTCCGTCCTGTGGATCTTCCTCGCCGCGATGCTCGCGGGACTCGCCGCCCATGCGCTCATCTATTACCCGCTGCTCGCCTGGCTGATCGGAAAGAAGTCGCCGAAGGTCTACCTGGGCCAGGGAGCCGACGCCATCCTGACCGCCGTATCCTGCAACAGCAGCCTCGCGACCGTGCCCGTAACGCTCCAGTGTCTCCACCGCATGAACGTCTCGCCGCAATCCTCGCGCCTCGCGGCCTGTGTCGGGACGAATCTCAACAACGACGGCATCACCCTCTACGAAGCTATGGCCGCCCTCTTTCTCGCGCAGGCGCTGGGCTTCGACCTGCCGATGGCGAAACAGGTCTTGATCGTGCTCGCCTCCATCATCGCGGGAGCCGGCGTGGCGGGCATTCCCGAGGCCGGACTGATTATCCTGCCGCTGGTATTAGCCGCCGCAGGCCTGCCGGACCATGTCATCATTGCGGCCATTCCCCTCATCATGACCGTGGATTGGATCATCGCCCGCGCCCGCTCCGGCGTGAATGTCATGAGCGATATGCTCGTCGCCATCTTGCTCGATGCCGGGCACGTCGCGCCTACCGCCGAACCGGCCACCATTCCTCACCGGTCCGGCAAGCAGAATGCGGGAGAAGCCGAGGCGTCCTGA